The Bacillus sp. NEB1478 genome contains the following window.
TTCATCAACGCGAAATACAGCGTCAGGTGAAGAATGCAGATGTTATTATCATGACGATCGGCGGCAACGATCTTTTCCAGCAAGGTACCGCTTTAGAATCCTTAAATCTCACTAAAATAAATACACAAAAAGATGTCTACCTTAACAACGTTTCAAAGATTTATAAACAACTGCGAGAATTAAACGATCAAGCTGTCATCTATCATGTCGGTCTCTATAACCCATTCAGTAATCTAGCAGATGCAAAAACAACATCCTCTATCGTACGAGACTGGAACTTTCAAACAGCAGAAACGGCGGCCGCTTTTCAAAAAATCGTTTATGTTCCTACTTTTGATCTTTTTCAGCTTCAGGTTGAAAACTTTTTATACACAGATCAATTTCACCCTAATACAAAAGGTTACAAGCTTATCGCAGAACGCGTAGCCTCACTGATCGACTTTGAACAGGAGGAAAAAGAGTCATGACAAATACTCCCGCATTAGAAGTAAACCATCTCACAAAGAAGATTAAAGGCAAGCAAATTATAAAAGACGTCTCATTTACACTTTATCCAGGGGAAGTATTTGGATTTCTGGGACCAAATGGAGCTGGGAAGACGACGACGATCCGGATGATCGTCGGTTTGATCTCTCCTACTTCAGGTACGATAAGAATCGGCGGAAGAAATGTACGGACAGAATTTACAGCAGCGATGAAACACCTTGGCTGTATTGTTGAAAACCCAGAGCTTTATTCTTATTTAACCGGTTGGGAGAATCTGGACCATTTTGCTAGAATGGATCCTTCCATTTCAAAAGATAGATTAACAGAAGTTATAACACTAGTAGGTCTGTCAAATCGAATACATGACCGTGTCAGTACATACTCCCTCGGGATGAGACAAAGGCTCGGAATTGCCCAAGCTCTGCTAGGAAAACCAAAAGTACTTATTCTCGATGAGCCGACAAACGGTCTTGATCCTGCTGGAATACGGGAGATGCGAGAATTTATCAGACAGCTTGCAACGGAAGAAAATTTAAGTGTACTCGTTTCATCACATCTACTGAGCGAGATTCAGCTTATGTGTGACAGAGTCGCTATTATTTCAAAAGGCTCTGTCATTCGAACAGATTCGGTAGAAAATTTACTTGCAGAACAAGAAAGAGTGATTTGGAAAGCAGAGCCTATCGAGTTTGCAAAACAGCTTTTACAAGAAGAAACGGCTGTAACAGAAGGTCCAGACGAAACTTTGATTACGCTTTGTAATGAATCATTATTGCCAGAGTGGAACAAAAAGCTTGTTATGGCTGGAGTGAAAGTTAAAGAGATGAGAACACAGCTGCCTTCTCTTGAAGACTTGTTCTTGGAAGTGACAGGAGGAGAAACTATTGATTAATCTTGTGCGCAATGAAATGCTGAAGCTCCTTCGAAAAAAAAGATTATACGTCATCGTGCTCATTATCGCTTTCCTCGTACCATTATTTACATACGCTCAGTTCAAGCAGATCCAGGAACAGCGCGAAAAGATGGGGACGCAAGATTGGCGGACCGTTCTTCAGCAAGAAATAACGGATACCCAAAACAGACTCAGTTCTAGCCGCCTGCAGGATGAGTGGCGCAAATACTTAAAGATCAGATTATCTCAGCAGCAGTATTATCTTGAAAATGACATCGACCCCAACACACCTGGCGCTCCAACGTTTATGCGTGTTTTTGTAGAGAATTCGATTGACTTGTTATTACCTCTTCTCGTCATGGTTATCGTCGCTGACCTCGTTTCTTCTGAATCAAGCGGAGGTACGATAAAGCTTCTGCTGACCAGACCAGTAAAAAGATGGCGCGTTTTGTTAAGTAAATATATAGCCATGCTGCTTTCTGTTTCATTTATTGTCCTTTCAGTAGCCTTTTTATCTTATACGATATCAGGATTAGTTTTCGGATATGGTGGCTGGAGTATGCCTCTTTTAACCGGGTTTTCTGTTTCTGGAGATGAGCTCGTTACAGATTTTGTGCATATCGTCCCGCAATGGCAATACATTTTGATGGAGTTCGGCCTCGTCTGGTATGTGTGTGTCATCGTCGGTACATTGACCTTTATGCTTTCGGTATTGTTAAGAAGTACCGCTGCAGTAATGGGAATCATGCTCGCTTCTCTCATCGCCGGGGCAATCCTCATCAACATGGTATCTTCATGGGAAAGCGCAAAATATTTCTTTATGGTCAACTTACAGCTCACAAACTATATAAGCGGAATGGCTACGCCAATCGAAGGAATGACATTAGGATTTTCAATGACTGTCCTTGCAGTTTGGGGACTTGCCGGCTTTATCATTTCATTCGTAACCTTTTCAAAACGGGATATTTATTAAAAGGGCTTTGTTAAAAGAATTCTAAAAATAGCTAAAAAAAAGGAAACAGAGCTCAAGGCTTTGTTTCCTTTTTATATCAATTCAACAGTATTCTTAATCGATTTTAAAATACTTAATCATATTCGCTAATGAGTGAGAAGCCTCGTTCAATTCCTCTGCTGACTTTGAAACGGTACTAAGTGCACGAACTTGTTCTTCTGTAGATGCACTCACTTGCTCACTTGCGGCTGCGGATTGTTCCGCTACAGCTGCAATGCTTTGAATAGAAGCGACTACTTCATCTTTGTAGTTGTTTATGACATCTACTTCACTCGTAATCTCTTGAATGGATTTAACCATATTATTCATCGTAGCAGCGATTTCATTAAATGCTAGCTCTGTATCAGAAACTGTTTGATTTTGCTCATACGCAATCTGTTTCGTCTGCTCCATTTCTTTTACAGCGCGTTCGGATTCTGTTCCGATTCCGGTAATTGTTTTTCTGACTTTATCTGCCGCGATTGCTGATTGTTCAGCGAGTTTACGGACTTCATCTGCAACCACCGCAAAGCCTCTTCCGCTATCACCCGCTCGAGCCGCTTCAATGCTTGCATTTAAGGCAAGCAAGTTGGTCTGTTCAGAAATATCCGTTATCGATTGAATGACATGTTCAATTTCTTCCACTTTATTTGCGAGACCTGAAATGACTTCTTCAATATTGTGCAGCACTTTGTTGCTCTCACTCGTTTTTTCACGCAGAACGTTCATTTGGGCAAGACCGTTTGTGTTCGCAGTTTCCGCAAATGATGATAAGCGGGTCATTTCTTCTGCATGGCTGTTTACTTTTTCAATTTGTGAAGACAAATCGAGCGTTCTTCTATTCGTTTCGTCCGCATCCTCTGCCTGTGTTGTAGCTCCTGACGCAATCTCTGCAACCGCTCTGGATACTTCTTCACTCGCGGCAATCGTCTCTTCCGACACAGCGCTTAAGTTTGATGTTGATTCATTCACCGTCTCAACAGATTGACTGACTGAAGCAATCAGTCCTCTCATGTTTTCTACCATCGCATTAAAATGATGAGTGAGAGTCCCCACTTCATCTTTGGATTTTGTATTGACCGAAACTGTCAGATCGCCCTCTGCTACGAGCTGTACTTGTTTTTGCAGATTCCTGATTGGATTCGCGATACTTCTAGCTAAGAAATAGGTTAATAAAAGAGCAATGACTACAGCAATAGAAGCGAATAATAAAACGGTATTTCTAAGCTGCTGGGCATCTTTCAACAAATCTGCTTTTTTATAAACTAATCCGAGCTTCCAGCCTGTATCCTTAATTGAATTGTAAAATAGCTCACGGTCCGTATTTTTATACTTATAATAGATGTTTCCTTTTTCATTATTAAACATCTCTTTAATAAAAGAATGCTTGCTTAAGTTTTTTCCTTGTTCATTTGGATGTACAAGTGCCATCCCTTTTGCATCCAATAGTATTGGGTAACCATTATAGCCAACCTTCGTTTGATTGATCATACTAGATAGACCAGCAAGACTTAAGTCCATTCCAACTACACCAAGAACTTCACTGCTCACAGGATCAAGCACAGGCTTAGCCACTGTCACAACATATTCTCCAGAACTTGCATCTTTATAAGGTTCTGTCCACATCACTTTTTCTGGCGATTGAATAGCCGTTTGATACCACGGCCGGCTAGTCGGATCAAAACCTTCAGGAAGATCAATCTTAGGCGAGGTTTTGAACTGCTTCGTTGCAGCCCCTACATATAAAATAGCCGCATTTTTGTTCAGATCTAAAAAATGATGGAAATCCTGATCGACAATCGGCCACGATTCTCCAATCCCTTTTGTTTCATCCGTCTTTAATGTTTGTAAATAATTGATCAGACGGCTATCTTTACTATAGCGGTCAATTGTACTTCCATAAGACTTTAAATATAACTCTGTTGAAGATTTCACATCGTTTGCTAGTCCCGTTGCTTGTTCTTGAATGTTCTTCTCCATCTGCTTTTTCGTTTGAAAATATGAAAACAATGAGGAAGAAATAAGCGCCACTGCAACGAGAATACTTACAGATAACATGACTTTAGTTTGTATCTTTTTAAACATCTGTTTAACCCCCTGTTCATCCCTGGTTCATTACCTTCTAAATATCGACAAATACTTACATGAGTTTTATCGCATAGGGCGAAACAGGTACAAAAGACACAGTTATTTTAAAAGCTACTCGTTACGTAGTAAGGATTACCCGCTGATGTTTAAGACGTGTCGTTTCTTGTCGACTCGGGGATATATGGTCAATTCTCGTTGGATTATGAACAAAAGTCGTTGGATTATACCTATTTTTCGTTGAATTATGATCAAAAGTCGTTGGATTAATAGCTTGTGCAGGTGAAAATTACAGTTTTCACCTTTCAAAATTAGGCTTTCTCCATCATAGTCCTGCTTAATGGGAGTCTAATCCTGCCAACAAACACTCCAATCCTGCAATCTTGCTCCTCCCATCAAAAAAAAAGATCCAAAAGGATAGGTTTCCTTTTGGATCAGCGCATCATTTATACTTCACTTTTAGTAGGGGGTGTTTCCGTTTCTTCCTCTTTTTCTTCACTCATTTTCTTCTTTTTCAGCATTCCCAGCCCTAATACGATAACGATCATTAAGAATTCAAATCCGTATTTAATGAAGTCATTTTCAAAATAAGGCTTCATGAATTTTTCACCGACGATCATTTTAGAAGCGGTCCACGCGAGCACTCCAGCACCAATCGTAATGATGAACGGATATTTTTCCATCAGTTTTAGGAATAAGGTACTTCCCCAAACAACAATCGGAACAGAGATCAATAATCCTATGACAACAAGCAGAAAATCTCCATGTGCGGCACCGGCTACTGCTAGAACGTTATCCAGCCCCATTACTGCGTCCGCGATAATGATTGTCCTGATTGCTGCGAATATATTATCTTTCGCTTGAACTTCGTGATCTTTTTCTTCTACCATTAATTTATAAGCAATATATAAAAGGATGAGTCCTCCCGCTAATAATAAACCTGGAATCTTTAAAAGCCAGACAACGGCTAATGTTGCTGCTGCTCTTATTACGATAGCACCTACAGTACCCCAAAGAATCACTTTCTTTTGGTTTTCTTTTGGTAAATTTCTAGCTGCTAATCCGATTACGATCGCATTGTCTCCCGCCAGAACTAAGTCGATGACGACAATCGCCAGTAATGCAGACCAAAAATCTGCTGCAAATAATTCCATTCCTAATATCCTCCCTGTTAAGCATCTGTTTAATAGTATAACCTTCAAAGATTGAATTAATTTCGATCAAATCATAGAAAAAAGGCTGCTAACAAAGCCTTTATGCCCTGCCAGGCTTATACCACTTTACATACAATAAGTGAAAAGGGTGTTTTTTCTCATGTTCTCATGCGGTTGTACTATTACGTGCATGTCGTGTGTATGAATAGGTGGTGCCCCTATTTTCTGCCAAGATATTTCTCCATGCTGCTGTCCCATTCTTCCGTCACCGCCTGCTACCTCTCCTTTAATTACTCTATGCAGCAGCGGCTGCGGCTCTAACACTGTTAGAAGTACCTCATCCTGCTGTAATAGATTTTAGTTTTTTCACCTCAACACACTACTACGGATAAACGAACGTTTTGTTTCAAAAAAAGCGTTCTTTTTTTTCATTAGGGGAATAATGCATGATAAGATAGCTGCAGTCTGGAGGACTTATACATATGCGCTGGTTGTTAAAGCAATGGCTTCACCGCTTTTTTGAAGATAAAGTGTTCGATCTGTCAGCACAGCTCGCCTATTATTTTCTCGTTTCTATTTTTCCGTTTGTTTTTTTGATCTTTACAATTCTAGGGTATTTACCGATTTCTACTTCTTATGTTTTAACTCTTTTTCAGTCTATTGCCCCTGAAGAGGCATATAAATTACTAGAATATAATTTAATAACAGTACTGGACGAGCAGCGGGGAGATGTATTATCTGTTTCGTTCGTTGTGATGATCTGGCTTGCATCCATTGGCATTCATGCAATTATTCGTGTATTCAACCAAGCCTATCAAGTAGAAGAAAGCAGACCCTTTTTTAAAGAACTGATATTAGGCATATTTTTAACATTTGGATTAGTAAGTGCGAGCATAACTGCACTCCTATTACCCGTTTTTGGAAGAACTATCGGCATGTATGTTTTTGAGAAAAGCGGTTTTTCAAATCCGATCTGGCAGATTTGGGAAACAGCCCGTTATGTTATTGGATTTTCTGTATTGCTTTCCATTTTCTCGGCACTGTATATGTTTGCACCAAACGTAAACTTATCATTC
Protein-coding sequences here:
- a CDS encoding TerC family protein, with product MELFAADFWSALLAIVVIDLVLAGDNAIVIGLAARNLPKENQKKVILWGTVGAIVIRAAATLAVVWLLKIPGLLLAGGLILLYIAYKLMVEEKDHEVQAKDNIFAAIRTIIIADAVMGLDNVLAVAGAAHGDFLLVVIGLLISVPIVVWGSTLFLKLMEKYPFIITIGAGVLAWTASKMIVGEKFMKPYFENDFIKYGFEFLMIVIVLGLGMLKKKKMSEEKEEETETPPTKSEV
- a CDS encoding YihY/virulence factor BrkB family protein, whose protein sequence is MRWLLKQWLHRFFEDKVFDLSAQLAYYFLVSIFPFVFLIFTILGYLPISTSYVLTLFQSIAPEEAYKLLEYNLITVLDEQRGDVLSVSFVVMIWLASIGIHAIIRVFNQAYQVEESRPFFKELILGIFLTFGLVSASITALLLPVFGRTIGMYVFEKSGFSNPIWQIWETARYVIGFSVLLSIFSALYMFAPNVNLSFKNVWPGAIFSTIGWHVISYLFSSYVLIFDYSQIYGNLGALLTLMVWFYLSAMILIAGGQLNAILALKKQLIK
- a CDS encoding GDSL-type esterase/lipase family protein, with translation MKKYMLTVISVVSILATVIWLLGLGWTLQDQFTANKQLMKPEEKIESAIQKKDDNNLNIFALGDSLTRGTGDADSKGYAGYLADIIKKKSDKDVNLINTAVKGEKSQGLLRQLHQREIQRQVKNADVIIMTIGGNDLFQQGTALESLNLTKINTQKDVYLNNVSKIYKQLRELNDQAVIYHVGLYNPFSNLADAKTTSSIVRDWNFQTAETAAAFQKIVYVPTFDLFQLQVENFLYTDQFHPNTKGYKLIAERVASLIDFEQEEKES
- a CDS encoding methyl-accepting chemotaxis protein encodes the protein MVENMRGLIASVSQSVETVNESTSNLSAVSEETIAASEEVSRAVAEIASGATTQAEDADETNRRTLDLSSQIEKVNSHAEEMTRLSSFAETANTNGLAQMNVLREKTSESNKVLHNIEEVISGLANKVEEIEHVIQSITDISEQTNLLALNASIEAARAGDSGRGFAVVADEVRKLAEQSAIAADKVRKTITGIGTESERAVKEMEQTKQIAYEQNQTVSDTELAFNEIAATMNNMVKSIQEITSEVDVINNYKDEVVASIQSIAAVAEQSAAASEQVSASTEEQVRALSTVSKSAEELNEASHSLANMIKYFKID
- a CDS encoding ABC transporter permease: MINLVRNEMLKLLRKKRLYVIVLIIAFLVPLFTYAQFKQIQEQREKMGTQDWRTVLQQEITDTQNRLSSSRLQDEWRKYLKIRLSQQQYYLENDIDPNTPGAPTFMRVFVENSIDLLLPLLVMVIVADLVSSESSGGTIKLLLTRPVKRWRVLLSKYIAMLLSVSFIVLSVAFLSYTISGLVFGYGGWSMPLLTGFSVSGDELVTDFVHIVPQWQYILMEFGLVWYVCVIVGTLTFMLSVLLRSTAAVMGIMLASLIAGAILINMVSSWESAKYFFMVNLQLTNYISGMATPIEGMTLGFSMTVLAVWGLAGFIISFVTFSKRDIY
- a CDS encoding ABC transporter ATP-binding protein gives rise to the protein MTNTPALEVNHLTKKIKGKQIIKDVSFTLYPGEVFGFLGPNGAGKTTTIRMIVGLISPTSGTIRIGGRNVRTEFTAAMKHLGCIVENPELYSYLTGWENLDHFARMDPSISKDRLTEVITLVGLSNRIHDRVSTYSLGMRQRLGIAQALLGKPKVLILDEPTNGLDPAGIREMREFIRQLATEENLSVLVSSHLLSEIQLMCDRVAIISKGSVIRTDSVENLLAEQERVIWKAEPIEFAKQLLQEETAVTEGPDETLITLCNESLLPEWNKKLVMAGVKVKEMRTQLPSLEDLFLEVTGGETID